Proteins from a single region of Macaca thibetana thibetana isolate TM-01 chromosome 4, ASM2454274v1, whole genome shotgun sequence:
- the H1-1 gene encoding histone H1.1, translating to MSETAPPAPAASAAPEKPSASRKAKKPAKVAVATKKKPAGPSVSELIVQAASSSKERGGVSLAALKKALAAAGYDVEKNNSRIKLGIKSLVSKGTLVQTKGTGASGSFKLNKKASSVETKPGASRVAAKTKATGASKKPKKATGVSKKNVKTPKNAKKSAATRKSSKSPKKPKAVKPKKVAKSPAKTKAIKPKAAKAKVTKPKTAKPKKAAPKKK from the coding sequence ATGTCCGAAACGGCGCCTCCCGCTCCCGCCGCTTCTGCTGCTCCTGAGAAACCTTCAGCTAGCAGGAAGGCAAAGAAACCTGCTAAGGTTGCGGTGGCCACTAAGAAAAAGCCTGCTGGCCCTTCCGTGTCAGAGCTGATTGTGCAGGCTGCTTCCTCCTCCAAGGAGCGTGGTGGTGTGTCGTTGGCTGCTCTTAAAAAGGCGCTGGCGGCCGCGGGCTACGATGTGGAGAAGAACAACAGCCGCATTAAGCTGGGTATTAAGAGCCTGGTAAGCAAGGGAACGTTGGTGCAGACGAAGGGCACCGGCGCCTCGGGTTCCTTCAAACTCAACAAGAAGGCATCCTCCGTGGAAACCAAGCCCGGCGCTTCAAGGGTGGCTGCAAAAACCAAGGCAACGGGTGCGTCTAAAAAGCCCAAAAAGGCCACGGGGGTTAGCAAAAAGAACGTCAAGACTCCAAAAAATGCTAAAAAGTCTGCGGCAACAAGGAAATCCTCTAAGAGTCCTAAAAAACCCAAAGCTGTAAAACCCAAGAAAGTAGCTAAAAGCCCTGCTAAAACTAAGGCTATAAAACCCAAGGCGGCCAAGGCTAAGGTGACGAAGCCAAAGACTGCCAAACCCAAGAAAGCGGCACCCAAGAAAAAGTAA